The proteins below come from a single Stomoxys calcitrans chromosome 1, idStoCalc2.1, whole genome shotgun sequence genomic window:
- the LOC106089963 gene encoding ruvB-like helicase 2, with product MADGDKIEVRDITRIERIGAHSHIRGLGLDDVLEARAVSQGMVGQKDARRAAGVVVQMVREGKIAGRCILLAGEPSTGKTAIAVGMAQALGTETPFTSMSGSEIYSLEMSKTEALSQALRKSIGVRIKEETEIIEGEVVEIQIDRPATGTGQKIGKVTLKTTEMETNYDLGNKIIECFIKEKIQAGDVITIDKASGKVSKLGRSFTRARDYDATGAQTRFVQCPEGELQKRKEVVHTVTLHEIDVINSRTHGFLALFSGDTGEIKQEVRDQINNKVLEWREEGKAEINPGVLFIDEVHMLDIECFSYLNRALESDMAPVVVMATNRGITRIRGTNYRSPHGIPIDLLDRMIIIRTVAYSEKEMKEILKIRCEEEDCLMHPDALTILTKISTDTSLRYAIQLITTANLVCRRRKATEVTTEDVKKVYSLFLDENRSSQILKEYQDEYMFNEIEEEISDNAALQPKREEDGGGDTQAMEH from the exons atggctGACGGCGATAAAATTGAAGTGCGTGACATTACACGAATTGAACGCATTGGAGCGCATTCCCACATTCGTGGTCTAGGTCTAGATGATGTTTTGGAAGCCAGAGCTGTGTCCCAAGGTATGGTAGGACAAAAGGACGCTCGTCGAGCCGCTGGTGTTGTCGTTCAAATGGTCAGAGAAGGTAAAATTGCTGGACGTTGCATCCTCTTGGCTGGAGAACCAAGTACAGGTAAGACAGCCATTGCTGTTGGTATGGCCCAAGCATTGGGCACTGAAACTCCCTTTACCAGTATGTCGGGTTCCGAAATTTACTCTCTGGAGATGAGTAAGACGGAGGCACTTTCTCAAGCCTTGCGTAAAAGTATTGGAGTACGCATAAAAGAGGAAACAGAAATCATAGAAGGAGAAGTTGTCGAAATCCAAATTGATCGACCAGCTACGGGCACGGGCCAAAAGATTGGcaag gttactttgAAAACCACCGAAATGGAAACCAATTATGATCTGGGCAATAAAATCATTGAATGTTTTATAAAAGAGAAAATCCAAGCCGGGGATGTTATAACCATTGACAAAGCATCTGGAAAAGTATCAAAGTTAGGTCGCAGCTTTACCCGAGCCCGTGATTACGATGCCACAGGAGCACAAACACGTTTTGTACAATGCCCTGAAGGTGAATTGCAAAAACGCAAAGAAGTTGTGCACACCGTTACACTTCACGAAATCGATGTTATAAATAGTCGCACGCACGGCTTCTTGGCATTATTTTCTGGCGACACTGGTGAGATCAAGCAGGAAGTCAGAGATCAAATTAACAACAAAGTATTAGAATGGAGAGAGGAAGGCAAGGCCGAAATCAATCCGGGTGTTTTGTTTATAGATGAAGTTCATATGCTGGATATTGAATGCTTCTCTTATCTTAATCGGGCTTTGGAATCAGATATGGCACCCGTCGTCGTAATGGCCACTAATCGCGGCATAACTCGTATACGTGGTACCAACTATCGCAGTCCTCATGGTATTCCTATAGATTTACTTGACCGCATGATAATTATACGTACAGTAGCCTATTCGGAAAAGGAAATGAAAGAGATTCTTAAAATACGCTGTGAAGAGGAGGATTGTCTAATGCATCCAGACGCTTTGAcaattttgacgaaaatttcCACAGATACAAGTTTGCGTTATGCCATTCAGCTTATCACTACAGCAAATTTAGTCTGCAGGCGCCGCAAGGCCACCGAAGTAACAACGGAAGATGTTAAAAAAGTCTATTCATTATTCTTGGACGAAAATCGTTCAAGTCAAATATTAAAAGAATACCAAGATGAATATATGTTTAATGAGATAGAAGAGGAAATATCAGATAATGCAGCATTACAGCCGAAACGTGAAGAAGATGGTGGTGGTGATACACAGGCTATGGAACATTAA